Proteins encoded in a region of the Oryctolagus cuniculus chromosome 10, mOryCun1.1, whole genome shotgun sequence genome:
- the LOC100341094 gene encoding large ribosomal subunit protein uL29-like — protein MAKIKARDLRGKKKEELLKQLDDLKVELSQLHVAKVTGGAASKLSKIRVVCKSIARVLTVINQTQKENLRKFYKGKKYKPLDLRPKKTCAMRRRLNKHEESLKTKKQQRKERLYPLRKYAVKA, from the coding sequence ATGGCCAAGATCAAGGCCCGGGACCTTCGCGGCAAGAAGAAGGAGGAGCTGCTGAAACAGCTGGACGACCTGAAGGTGGAGCTGTCCCAGCTGCACGTGGCCAAGGTGACCGGCGGCGCGGCGTCCAAGCTCTCCAAGATTCGAGTTGTCTGCAAATCCATCGCCCGCGTTCTCACCGTCATTaaccagacccagaaagaaaacCTCAGGAAATTCTACAAGGGCAAGAAGTACAAGCCCCTGGACCTGCGGCCCAAGAAGACCTGCGCCATGCGCCGCCGGCTCAACAAGCACGAGGAGAGCCTGAAGACCAAGAAGCAGCAGCGGAAGGAGCGGCTGTACCCCCTGCGCAAGTACGCGGTCAAGGCCTGA